In Actinoplanes octamycinicus, the genomic window GATCTCCGGGGCGCTGACCGCCATCCAGAAGGGTTTCGACGCGATCGGCATCCTGATCCTGGCCGAGGTGACCGCGACCGGCGGCGGCGTGATCCGGGACCTGATCATCGGGGACACCCCGCCGGCCGCGTTCCGGCAGGTCGAATATCTGCTGGTGCCGCTCGCCGCGGCGGTGGTGGCGTTCTTCGCGCACCCGGTGATGTCGCGGATCCACTTCACCGTGCTGCTGTTCGACGCGGCCGGCCTCGGCCTGTTCTGCGTGACCGGCACGTTGAAGGCGCTGGATTTCGGGCTCGGGCCGGTGCAGTCCGCGGCGCTGGGCGTGACCACCGGGGTCGGCGGCGGCCTGCTGCGCGACGTGATCGCCCGGGAGACGCCCGCCCTGGTCCAGGTGGACACCGACCTCTACGCCATCCCGGCGATGATCGGCGCGGCCGCGGTCACCGTCGCCGCCCGCCTGGACGCCCCGATGAGCGTGGCCGCCCCGGCCGCGGCGGTCTTCGTCTTCGCCTTCCGCGTGACGGCGATGGTCCGCCACTGGACCGCACCCCGCGCCTGGACCCGTCGTCAGGCCACGGTCAAGTGAGACGGCCGAGGCCGATCCCATACGACTGTCTCAGTCGCCCGAAATACCCCAGATGCCGAAGTGGCTGCGGACACCGTCTTCGTAGAGTTCGACCGCGTAGCCACCCCATCGGCCGCCCGGGGAACCGGACTGCCGCAGCCGGGCGACCCCGCTCTCGAACTCGGCCACCGACGGCGTGGGCGTCCCGAAGAATCGAGCGGTCTCCTCCGCGTCCAGGTGCCGCAGGGTGCCCCACTCATCGGGCGCGTCGGGCCGGATGACCTCGATGATGTCCAGGATCGAGTGGGTGCCGGACTCCTTGAACGATTCCTGAGCGAACAGCTCACGCATCGTCGCCGGCCAGCCGTGCTCCTGGTCGGGCCAGTAGTAGTCATGCTCGTCGAATACCTTCTGCTGCAACTCCAGCACGACGGCCCGCACCCTCGGGTCGTACGGCACCACGTATTGCCATCCGGACGCGCCCACCGCACCAGGCTAGGCGAGCTGCCGGCCCGCCGTTCCCGGTTCGGCGAGGCGCGCTCTCCGACTGCGACCACCACGTTTTCGGTACGGCGGGAGCGCTCCGTGCGTACCGAAAGCGTGGGTGGCGGTGAGCGGAAGCGGACCTGTCGCGGTCAGCGGGCCAGGGTGCGGGCGAGTCGGCGGACCGCGACGACCAGGCAGATCGTGCCCATGGCGGCCAGGTAGAGCGCGGCGACCAGGATCTTCGGGGAGAGGACGCCGAGGGCGGGATTGCGGAGCAGCTCGATCGACTGGTAGAGCGGCAGGCACTGGACCACGATCTGGATCGGCCGGGGGTAGACCGACAGCGGGTAGAACGTGGTGGCGAACAGGAACATCGGCAGCATCACCAGCTGGATGTACTGCATGTCCTGCCAGTCACGGAGGAACGTGACGACCACGACGCCGGCGGTGGCGAAGGCGAACGCGATCAGCGCGGCGCCCGGCACCACCAGCAGCGCCCACGGGGAGTGGACCAGGCCGAGCGCGGTGATCACGGCGAGGAAGGCGAAACTGACCACGGTGCCGCGCAGCACCGCCCAGCCGATCTCGCCGAGCGCCACGTCGCGTTCGGTGAGCGGGGTGGCCAGCATCGACTCGAAGGTGCGGTCGGTCCTGAGTTTGCCGAACATGGCGAACGTGGTCTCGTTCATCGCGCCGTTCATCGCCGCGGTGGCCAGCAGCGCCGGCGCGACATAGCTGGCGTAGCTCACCGGGTCGCCGCCCGGCACGTCGGTGACCGTGCCGACCAGCACGCCGATGCCGACGCCGATGGAGAGCAGGTAGAGGATCGGTTCGAAGATCTCGGCGAGCAGCACGTACCAGGTGTGCTTGTAGATCATCAGGTTGCGTTCGACGAGCACGGCGGCGCTCACGCGGTCAGCCTCCGGGTGTAGGTGCGCCGGCCGGCCAGGTAGCCGGCGACGATCGGCACGAGCAGGACGAGCACGTGGACGGCGAGATCGCCGGCGCCGCGGCACAGCTCGGCGCCGTGCCAGAGCGGGCTGAGCCAGACCAGCTGCCGCAGGCCGTCCGGCAGCTGCTCGGCCGGGAAGAACGTGCCGGAGAACATGTACACCGGCATGATCACGAAGCGGAAGGCGGCGCTGAGCTTGGCCGGCCGGTCCACGGTGATCGCGTAGGCGGCCATCGGCGTGGCGAACGCGAGGGCGGTGAGCACCGCGCCGAGCAGGGCACGCGGCGCGGACGCCGGGCCGATCGACCCGAAGACGACCAGGACCAGCAGGATCGCGGCCGAGTCGAGGACCGCCCGGAACGTGGTGAACAGCAGGTGCCCGGTGAGGATGTCGGCCGGCTCCATCGGCGTGGTCACCGCCGACCGGTAGTTGCCGCCGGCGAGCGCGGACTGGAAGACCGGGCCACCGGCGTTGATGAAGCCCATCTGCATCGCCGAGGCGGCCAGCAGACCGGGACCGATGAACGCCAGGTAGGAGCCGCCGGGCAGGTCGGCACCGTTCTGGTCGACGAGCTGGCCGAGGCCGAAACCGAGCGCGGTGACGAACAGCAGCGGGTTGGCGACGCTGATCACGA contains:
- a CDS encoding trimeric intracellular cation channel family protein, which gives rise to MSSHLALIILELVGIFVFAISGALTAIQKGFDAIGILILAEVTATGGGVIRDLIIGDTPPAAFRQVEYLLVPLAAAVVAFFAHPVMSRIHFTVLLFDAAGLGLFCVTGTLKALDFGLGPVQSAALGVTTGVGGGLLRDVIARETPALVQVDTDLYAIPAMIGAAAVTVAARLDAPMSVAAPAAAVFVFAFRVTAMVRHWTAPRAWTRRQATVK
- a CDS encoding ABC transporter permease, whose translation is MSAAVLVERNLMIYKHTWYVLLAEIFEPILYLLSIGVGIGVLVGTVTDVPGGDPVSYASYVAPALLATAAMNGAMNETTFAMFGKLRTDRTFESMLATPLTERDVALGEIGWAVLRGTVVSFAFLAVITALGLVHSPWALLVVPGAALIAFAFATAGVVVVTFLRDWQDMQYIQLVMLPMFLFATTFYPLSVYPRPIQIVVQCLPLYQSIELLRNPALGVLSPKILVAALYLAAMGTICLVVAVRRLARTLAR
- a CDS encoding ABC transporter permease yields the protein MTTILATREFGYWWHRYLRTWRGTIVISVANPLLFVTALGFGLGQLVDQNGADLPGGSYLAFIGPGLLAASAMQMGFINAGGPVFQSALAGGNYRSAVTTPMEPADILTGHLLFTTFRAVLDSAAILLVLVVFGSIGPASAPRALLGAVLTALAFATPMAAYAITVDRPAKLSAAFRFVIMPVYMFSGTFFPAEQLPDGLRQLVWLSPLWHGAELCRGAGDLAVHVLVLLVPIVAGYLAGRRTYTRRLTA